TTGCAGACGGCTTTGCTTATAGCGGATCCGGTCATGCTGTGCTGAGCCGCAGCGATCCGGTCCGTGATAGACTGTCCAGACATATTCCAGAAGCAGTGATTGGGGAATCAGAAATCAAATTGTCTTCAGCTGTGATAGAGAGGGTGCCCTCTAAACAAACTGCCCGTCTGAAAACAAAAACGTACACTGACGCGAATCCGATGGGAGAATTCATACGGCGGCCAAATAAAATTGACGGCTACATTCAGTCAACGAAATGGCAATCCAATTGTCCTCACAAATACACATACAAAAACCTAAAACCAACGACCCACACCAATATCAGCTCAGAATGTTTCGTTCGGAGGTCGCGATGCTACAATATATCCGCGTAATAGCTTTCCAATGGTGATTCCGGTTAGAGTGTACAGCCGCAACAGTAGCCTGCATGAATACAATTGAGCATCAGGAGAGAGACAATCATTGATTAGTTAGCCTACCAATCCTCGGCCGGTGATCACGCGACGTTCTCTCTGGTTATGATTGGGGCTAGACTAATTTTGAAGACGTTACAAAATAGCATATGAATGTATTTTCTCTCAAGCTCCCCTCTGTTCGTATCGAGGTCTTGTAGCAGTGACTCCTCCTAGTTTTTCCATGTCCTTTAATTGACGTGCTCCATATGGTTTATTCTGAATGCATTTAATCTTTTTACAAACATTTTTTTGTTAGGTAGTCGattattcattttttttctcacttAAACTTCATGTGTAAAATGGCAGTGTAGCCTATGAATCAGGTGACTTAGAAAGGGGTTGATTGGGCAACACAGAAAGGGTCCGGGGAGGGCATCTTAAAGCGGAACACCGCAACTGAATATTAGGCAGCTGCTTCTTGATTTGAAGTGGATGGAATCTGTCCGAATCTGCAGTACTGTCCAATCAGATCCAGACACATCTGAAGACAACCCCCTGGGTTAGTATGCTGTTGATGTTAATACCATTGTCATTGGACTATAACAACAAACTTTCACAAAGCACCAGCTTCTCAGTTTCCTGCAGCTCTCTATAGGAATgtaggacatacagtacatgtaatgTCTAGGCATATTGTCCCAAATGTGACTCTACTCGGCCTGCAAGTGAGGTAAAATATGAGTCAGACTTGGCATTGAGATGTCTTCCTCTATTTTACAAATGCCTTACAGGATGTATATGCCTTTTTATAGGCTACCAACTGTATGAAAAGGTTTGAAATTCACTGGTTCTCCTCCCTTTCTGGTCCTGGGATCAACTCATGGTGGAGGATGCAGATTAGGATGAGAGGAGAACTGACATCAATGCTATCCTTTTATACCTGTGTAGgaataatataatgacatagTAACAATGTTGCATTAACATGCTATGTTGGACAACTGACATGGTCAAAATAGGCTACAAAAATGGACAACTCTGCTGAACCCCACATCAAAGCCATTTTAATGAAGTTAAAGCTATAGGCCTACACTGCATGTACATTATAGGTACACCAAGGCACTGTGGCAGTGTTGTCCCTCTCCTATAAACAGAAACACCCCTTTTGTATCAGTCTGATGTCAATCAAACGACATCTTTATATCACACGGTCATACATCCTTGGTTATACAACTATAGACGTCATAATGTGTGTCATCTCGTTGCTGATATTCTCTGCTTTTGTCATTTAGTTGTCTGAGGGACTGAAATGAGGGGGAGCCCTGCTTTCACAATGTAGAGAGGTGGTTCACACCAAGAAGTTACAATAATGTATTTCTTGTGAAAAGAAAAATGTTCCACTCATTATATTACTATTTTACAATTACTCACACAAACATGATCATAAATCCACATAGAGAAATACACCACATCTCTCTCATAACATATTTTTTCCCATGGCCCCTCTCAGCTTCTCTTGAAGATGTTCTTTAATTGGACTGGTccgacagactacagagagacacgtACAGACCCTTGAAGATCTTCCTCTTTCTCCATTCTCTTTGATGGGTCAGAATTTGCTACATGATCCACAGCGAACTCTTTCTTTAACACTGCTGTTGAACCCAGGCAGAACCTGCACATCTGGGTCTGAATCCAAGACTGTACTCTCTTCATTGGCCAGGATATGTTCAACCAGACATCTCGCTGCCGCTTCAATGTTAGTGCTCTCCTACAAGATGAAACAGAAGACACAATAACGTACAGCTAAATGGCAAATATAGACCTTAGAATGATCTCAGATGGGAAGTATTCCCTGGCCAGATCTGCTCAGGATTCAAAATCCTCTTACCTCAGGCAGAAGGATGTTGCTAATCTTCCATCATTAttatagggcggcagggtagcctagtggtcagagcgttggaatagtaaccggaaggttgcaagtacaaacccctgagctgacaaggtacaaatctgtcgttctgcccctgaacaggcagttaacccactgttcctaggttgtcattgaaaatgagcatttgttcttacctgacttgcctaaataaataaaggtaaaataataaaaataaattaatgtaAGCTACCAGTTGGGTAGGCCCCAGTGACATATTCACCCAATCAGCCTTCACACCCAACTGAGTAACTCATTAGAGAGTGGCTGTGAGTGTCCCCTTCCTCTCAGGTTCAGTCTGTGAGAAGGGAACACACCTTTCACAGCCTTCTGGACCATTTCACACGTTCCTGTTCACATTCCCCTCGGCTAATTAGCCTGTAGTCCTTATACCCCAGGGTATGCTAACATTTCATTCCAACTGATCTCATGTATTTATCAGCCGAGTGTGATTGCATTTCATTGAACACTTTAAAGTAACCCAAGCTGACAATCAAAGGCTGTTGTCAAACGTATGCTCTTTATAAtttcatttgttttattattatttaacctttatttaactaggcaagtcagttagtaacaaattcttatttacaatgatggcctaccccggccaaacccgggcgaTGCTGGGCAAATTTTGCAccgcccaatcacggccggatatgATGcaacctggattcaaaccagggacctcttgcactgagatgcagtgccctagactgctgcgccactcgggagccccaaaaaTTAGAGATACCATACTACATAGTGATCTTCCATAGGGGCAAGACTGACAAATGTTAGCAGCCAAAAAATTACCCAGCAGGAGTCGGTGGAATGTATTTAGAATCATTGAGATTGTGAGGCTTGTcggtcacatgcacacacacactccaagtgATCAGACATGATGTCTTTTAGGGCAACCCTAGACTTTCTAGCCAGCCATGAAGCAGCCCACATGCGTCAGTTGGGAAAAGCTATGACTACAGTACACAAGCTTCAGTATCTTTCTTCCTCACCTTGGCTGAGGTCTCAAACCATCCCACAAATCCATTTTCCCGACAGAATGTGTCCAGTCTGGGCTGCTGGGAGCAGACTTGATCGGACTTGTTGGCCAGCAGCACAGCTGGGACAGGTTTGCCATGACTCAGGGTGACCTTAGAGTCTAGATCGTCCTTCCACTTGAGCACGGCATCAAATGTGGAGGCGCGGGTCACGTCGAACACCACCAGAGCTCCCACGGCCTCCCGATAATACACACGAGTCATATTTCCATAGCGTTCTTGTCCTGGGACAAACAAATACAAGAACAGCACACATCAGAGGCACACAGCACTGGTCTATCTATACTTGAATTATCTCTATTTAACTATCTAATTATATTGCATTATGACTTGGCATGATCCAAAAACTGGTCAGGTTTTTcatattacacagagagagagaaagagagagagattcctgGCAATAACTGCAGTGCTCATGTGACTCTCTAATATGAGCATGACACCAGCTGAGCCCAACACAAGACAACATTCCTCCACAGTGCACATGAAATACCATAGGGATAAATACTATACACTATTCATTAGGATGATTAATGTAACATTGGCTATCTATGGATAAAACTAAATATAAGTCTCATAAAAGTGTGTTAATTCATTGATAAGCCTGTTGAGTTGTTGAAAACATCAATATGATTTTACGCAAAATGCTAAACATGATCAAGTCTGACGAATCGTCCAAACCACTGGTATTACAATGAATGGATATATAACGTCAAATATCAAAGTCAAATGGACTGGTTAAGACATACCGGCAATATCCCAAAGCTGTAGTCGTATAACGGTGTCACTGTCCCAGTGCAGAACTTTGAGCGCAAAATCGACACCAATAGTTGCGCGATAATGTTGAGAAAAGATCTGATGGACATAACGCTTGATGATTGACGTTTTCCCGACCCCAAGGTCGCCTATAACGAGAACTTTGAACAAATGCTCCTGCGGCATGGTCTGACTTTGTACAACAGCCCATTCAAAACGCACCACCACAGGATTCACTATTTGCCAGTGATTGATGGCTTTCTAAAAGACAGATTATGATTTAATACTAATTCCGTTCCAACTACAGCCTACATTATTTCAAGTGTTTCCATATAGAACATTGAATGTTGACTGTAGGTTTATGTCACCGTGCACCCATACGAAATTATGCCTTCATATCCAAAGGATGAAGTCAAGCAAATTATGTAATCCAATTTGATTCCATCCACCGTAGCCAACACGAAATGTTAACTTTTAATCTTATAATATTTTCAGCATAGGCCAACTTTCTCCTCAAAAGAAAGTCTACTCCATAGCTCTAACACCCCCGCAATGAGTTTCTCTCCCTTCAGTCGCTTCGAGGCCAGTTTGCTATACGATGTCATGATACCAAAACATTTGAAAGCTGCCAAGACTCAGCCACACCCATTATCTTCTACCCTGCAATAGCCTACTGTAGGTCTACTTCAGAGCAGGATTCGCGCACAAGCTATTTAATCATTCGGGGACATTAGGCTACACAGTAGTCCACAAAGATAACCCGAATCTAATCTATGAAAAAAAAACTACATTTAAATGTCCCTTTATAGCACCCGGTGTAGCACCCTCTATGGAGAGCAGCGCGTAATTGCAGAGACATATTTTTCTGCGTTGCTGTCTGGGTTCTTACGGTAATGGTGCTGATGAGGGATGAGTCGCGCTATGTGATGCTGTTGTTACTGCCATTTCATCAGCGGATTTTCAAAAAAGATCTCTCCATCTTTAAACATGGAATTACCATAAAATGAAACCATCGACAAGTTTTAAGGACGGCCATTAGCCTATTTCACATGAAACTCGCCAGTATAGTAACCAATCTCAGTgtagaataaaataaaatgataGCCTAGGACAAGGCCTATTTGCGGATTACTCCTTGGTGTTTGACTAGGCCTCCTGGGATCACTGTTTCAGAGAGCATCTTCGAGAGAAAATATTTCTCAAGATCATGGGGTTTGCTATTGCCAGGCGTTGATCGCCCATCCAACAAGGTAATTTAACATAAGGTTGTAGACCTACATGCCGAtgatgtgtttattatggattaATATGGCATTGCCATAGAGAAGACCGTTGTAACTCGATCTATGAAGGGCGGAAAGAAGATCAGTTGAATGTGTTTTAAATTAAGATGGCTTATTGTAAAATGTCAGACTTATGTAGCCCAGACCTAACACGTTTCCAAATTTTGACACGGGTGAAATGAGTATTCAATATGTAGCCTATTGTTTGTCTATAAAAATGTGCATAACTGCCCTTTTAATTTAGTTTGTAATTAAAAAATCTATGTTATTGCACTTGATTGGCTTTGCACCAACGGTGTTTCTATGAGAGCTGAATATACGAGTTAAGAACCAACGGTGTTTCTATGGGAGCTGAATACACAAGTGTTATTTTGCAAGAGCTGTCTGTGCATTTACACTGGAAAGAGGAGCGGCCTTTCCCTCATTGTAATGTAGGCTAGGGCAGGCAGACTACTGTTTTTCAAGAATACGCAATTAGTCTACATTTAATAGTTCTTAGCACCACTCATGTCGATTTTGGATGTTGCGCACACATCATCACGAATAGGCCGCGAAAAAATTGTCAGGCCCATCACAGAACTACATTAAAAAATAGGCAATGTTTACAAAAATTGGAGTCAAacaaaacattggagtaaaacaacccactggacacacactggtgaatcaacgttgtttccacgtcatttcaacgaatatacgttgaattgacgtctgtgatCAGTGGAAGCTTACaccagttgaactaagctcatgataaatatactgtttaagtgatattcttcaagaatcagtgGGTATATAGGCGATCATTAATGAATGTACTGTAGATACGAAGGAGTCTAGATTTAAGCTAGTCTACTTGATTATAGGTTGATTATAGGCCATTTTACTATTCGTTTTTTTTTGTGCCATAGATTCTGTGAGATATGGAAGCGATATGGCTGTACCAGTTTCGACTCATCGTCATTGGGGACTCGACAGTAGGAAAGTCGTGCCTGATCCGGCGATTCACCGAGGGACGCTTTGCGCAGGTGTCCGACCCCACAGTCGGTGTAGACTTCTTCTCAAGGCTAGTGGAGATAGAGCCAGGGAAACGTATTAAACTTCAAATCTGGGACACTGCTGGACAAGAGCGATTCAGGTTACGTTTTTAGATTGTATTTTCCTTTTTTAAATCTTCCATTGTAAAGACGAAATCATTTGTCTTTCAATAAAtcacgttttttgttgttgttgatagtcATCTGTCAATATTATTGTTATAACAATATAGTATTTAGATCTCTGTATTATTCATCTCAGAACCTCACCACTTCCCTTTCACATCCTTTGTTTTTCCATTTCCCCACATCTCAATAAGTATATTTACAATTTctttcaattctctctctcttctttgctTAACCCCCTCAACCCTCTCTAGGTCTATTACCAGGGCGTACTACCGCAACTCTGTTGGTGGGCTACTGCTGTTTGACATCACCAACCGTCGCTCCTTCCAGAATGTGCATGAGTGGCTGGAGGAGGCCCGCAGTCATGTCCAACCTCACAGTATCGTCTTCCTGTTGGTGGGTCACAAGTGTGACCTGGAGTCCCAGAGGCAGGTGAGCCAGCAGGAGGCTGAGAAGCTGGCAGGTGCCTATGGCATGCGCTATGTGGAGACATCGGCTCGCGACGCCATCAACGTGGAAAAGGCCTTCACTGAGCTAACGCAGGACATCTTTGAGCTTGTGAAGAGCGGTGACATCAACATCCAGGAGGGTTGGGAGGGGGTGAAGAGTGGCTTTGTGCCCAATGTGGTGCACTCCTCAGAAGAGGTCACCAAGAGTGACCGCCGGTGCCTCTGCTGAATGTCCTGTCTGTCTAGTTGGCTTTACCCACCCCTCGCTCAGCCCATGTATTCCTGTAAAATTATGACCCATTAGCTCCCTTACTTATCACCTGGCATTTATTTGGCTCTCTCACTCCTATCCTGAATACTGGAAGGCCATATCAGCTCTAGTCTACCACTGGAGCAAAAATGGACAAAGCGATTTGGGTCGTTCCATGAAAAGAGTGCCTTTTGTGTCCCTtggatattttaagtagaaattgtggaCCAATATTGAATTTGAATAGCTTgttgcattttgacatgtccttcTCTCAACCCCGTGTCTCTTCTAGGAGGATCCCACTTAATCCCAACATTTCTCAAAGTaacatttttttgttgctttgccAAAgttatttctgaagattattattcatttcatgtgattagtgtttatgtctgtctctcattttaaggtcaactgAACTcccgttttaatatggtgaagctattccttttaaaatatatatatatttcttttaaagaaacattgaacatcctaATAGCGAAATCATagagtaaaagcaggtgagctggttctacaaTTTtgggccattttctggtgttttgtggtggaaaactgagcgggtCGAGCACAACACATCAACCTTGtcacccatagatagacaggctagaaataaataaaaaattggggGGGGTGAAGCTTCAATTGCCAATCCCTGTGCACACAACAAGTTTCCATTGCCCCTTCACAAGGGGATTGATGGCTGATTTcagatgaaatcgtcaaccctgttatggtcaaccctatttggcacttaataggccATTGCTATAGTAATGGGAAAACTCTTTTTttaatgaagttgaacatgtgctgtcacattatgacagaatgttaaaattaggtgaacccccccctcccccaaaaatgtACCAAGTTACACTTCTAAAAGggcaccgaattggtggaacgacccaatTGCCAAAGTAACCTTCCTCGCCTCTGTCTTACCTGTTAAATGCACTTGAAAGAAAAGAAATGCCCTGCTTTATGGTGAGATTTTCCTCTCTGTAGTTATGCCTTATCTTGTGCCCTTTACGGAAGGAACACACCTCAAACTTTACAAGTCTGTCCTGTAGTCTGGAGCGCTCACACAACTTTCGGGAGGACACCTAACCTCCCTAGTCTGTTGCTGGCTGGTGTGTGCAATACAAGGGGACACCAAATCTAGCTCTGCTCTTTAAACCCTCTCTATGGAAAGATCCAATTCACACAGGGAAGCATGTGTTGTATTAGCACTGCGTGAGCATGCGGGGAATGGCACACTGCTGTGTGCAATGCCTCCTCTGCTTTAGTTCGTGAGACTGATGGCACCACCAGACAAATAAACAACCTGAGAACACATCATTGCCATCATCCCTTTGATCATAGATAAGATGGAACCAAAGTTTGTGTGTACCGATTCAGTTGCCAACTGTGTTTCTATATGAGTATCCACAGGGAATTTGTACCGTTGAGTGTGGGTATGCACTGTGAAATGCCTAACATCAATGTTTTTATTGCGGTTTGCGTCCTCGTTGCTCATATTAAATGCACAGTTGGTGACAGAAGGTAGATGTACAACATATCACCCCTTTTAGCTTCCCTGTCCATCGATCATAATCATTACAGAGAATGTGTCTCATGAGAAAGCCGTTTTATGGACTCCGTTGGCTTAAACTGTACGCCCACCTCTTAAACATTGACATCTACCCATATGCCTCCTGATGAACACTGAAGCTTTAAATAGGGTCTGCTGCACTAGGGTTGTTTGCCTTCAGTGTCTTAAGACCTCCATACTGTATGGTCGTATGCTTGTAGTTTTAACACGATTATAAGCAACATTCTGCATAACGCAACATGTCTGATATTTCTTCCCGCcctacactgtaaaaaaaatatatatatatttaaaaaggaCTTTTTTGGATCAACCTAAAAAAAATTACTCCAACTGGTTACAAGTAACTAAGTTAGTGTTTCTCAATTGAAAAACAACACATTTGTTGAAACCAAATACAGTCAtatgaaaaagtttgggcacccctgACAATTTCCATTTATAAATCATTTGGGTGTTTGGATCAGCAATTTCATTTTGATCTATCAAATAACTGAAGGACACAGTAATATTTCAGTAGTGAAATGAGGTTTATTGGattaacagaaaatgtgcaatatgcatcaaaacaaaattagacaggtgcataaatttgggcaccccaatagaaaaatcacattcatatttagtagagcctccttttgctaaaataacagcctctagacgcttcccatagcctctaatgagtgtatggattctggatgaaggtattatggaccattcctctttacaaaacatctccagttcagttaggtttgatggttgccgagcatggacagcccgcttcaaatcatcccacagattctcaatgataTTCGGGTCTGGGGACTGGGATGGCCTTTCCAGAACATTGTACTTGTTCCTCTGCATAAATGCCCTGGTAGATTGTGagcagtgttttgggtcgttgtcttgttgaaatATCTAGTCCCGGCGTAACTTCAACTTTGTGACTGATTCTTCAATATTATTCCCAAGAATCTGCTGATATTGAGTGGAATCCATGCGACCCTCAACTTTAACAAGATTCCCAGTACCGACACTGgccacagccccacagcatgatggaaccACCACCAAATTTTTACTGTGGGTGGCAAGTGTTTTTCTTGGAACGCTGTGTTCGTTTGCCGCCATGCATAACGTCCCTTGTTATGACCAAATAaatcaatctttgtttcatcagtccacagcaccAAAATGAAGCTGGCTTGTCCAAATGTGCGTTTGCATACCTCATGAGACTCTGTTTGTGGCGTGTGCAGAAAAGGCTTCTTCCGCATCACTCTCCCATACAGCTTCTCCTTGTGCAAAGTGCACTGAATTGTTGAACGATGCACAGTGACACCATCTGCAGCAAGATGATGTTGTAGGTCTTTGGAGGTGGTCTGTGGGTTGTTTTTGACCGTTCTCACCATCCTTCGCCTTTGCCTCTCCGATATTTTACTTGGCCTGCCACTTCTGGCCTTAACAAGAACTGTGCctgtggtcttccatttcctcactATGTTCCTCACAGTGGACACTGACAGCTTAAATCTCTGCGATAGCTTTTTTTTAGCCTTCCTCTAAACCATAATGTTGAACAATCTTTGTTTTCAGGTCATTTGAGAGTTGTTTTGAGGCCCCCATGTTGCCactcttcagaggagagtcaaagagaaCAACAACTTGCAATTGGCCACCTTAAATACCTTTTCTCATGATTGGATGCACTTGTCTATGAAATTCAAGGCTTAATCAGCTCACCAAACCAATTGTGTGTTCCAATTAATCAGTGCTAAGTAGttacaggtattcaaatcaacagaat
Above is a window of Oncorhynchus tshawytscha isolate Ot180627B linkage group LG30, Otsh_v2.0, whole genome shotgun sequence DNA encoding:
- the LOC112228959 gene encoding ras-related protein Rab-39B translates to MEAIWLYQFRLIVIGDSTVGKSCLIRRFTEGRFAQVSDPTVGVDFFSRLVEIEPGKRIKLQIWDTAGQERFRSITRAYYRNSVGGLLLFDITNRRSFQNVHEWLEEARSHVQPHSIVFLLVGHKCDLESQRQVSQQEAEKLAGAYGMRYVETSARDAINVEKAFTELTQDIFELVKSGDINIQEGWEGVKSGFVPNVVHSSEEVTKSDRRCLC
- the LOC112228960 gene encoding ras-related protein Rab-38-like → MPQEHLFKVLVIGDLGVGKTSIIKRYVHQIFSQHYRATIGVDFALKVLHWDSDTVIRLQLWDIAGQERYGNMTRVYYREAVGALVVFDVTRASTFDAVLKWKDDLDSKVTLSHGKPVPAVLLANKSDQVCSQQPRLDTFCRENGFVGWFETSAKESTNIEAAARCLVEHILANEESTVLDSDPDVQVLPGFNSSVKERVRCGSCSKF